In Candidatus Omnitrophota bacterium, the genomic window AGTGCGATGCTCTTGCCTATTACTTCAATAATATCTATCGGTTTTTTATTGATTTCCTGGGCAATAAGATAATCGGTAAATGGTATCGTCTCTTCGAAGATCGGAAGGTATCCGTTAATGTAGAAAGCTGCTATCATTCTTTTCTTTTCTTCCTCCGGTAATTTAGCACCGGCATCGTCATGCTCTTCTTCCAACCAGGTAAAAAATGGTTTGGGGTCATTTAACGCGCCGGGCGCTGATTGGATTCTCTCAAAAATATCTACATTGTCTTCTTTCCATTCCGATAATGCCCGCGTTATATCCCTGAGCAACGCGGGTATCTCTTTTACGTCTTTTTCTATAGATTCGAAATTTATTATGGCCTGTTGATATTCATGATCATTGATAATATCTCCCAATGTCATAAGACGCTGTTTCTCGAAAAAATATCGAGCGATGACAGCAAACGAATCCGCAAAATCCTTAACCACATTCTCTCGCCCGCCAAAGTGAGCGGCATATACCTTTCTCGCATCATCCATGGTATCTGCCATGAGAAGGAGATGATAAATATTTATGGTCGATTGAGCGGCGCGCCCAAATCCCGTAATCGTAGCTGTCCGTTCCGAACCGTCAGGCGACTCAAGGCTGGAAACATCTCTTATCCGCTCATTAAAATGCGATAGGGCTTTGGATACTCTGACAGCTTTAGACTCTATTTCTCTGATCTTTTGCTCAGCGTCTCTAATCTTTAGCGCCCGGGCAGGATCGGTTTTCGATAGTCGAGCCGGTGCAACCACCGTCGCAGTTCCCAGTGCATGAAATAGGGCGGGAAGGCTTTCAACGATCCCTTTTAGTGTCAGAGCAGCAACCGCCTCAATCTTTTTAACCTCTCTGGTATGCGCCCTCAAAGCTTCCAATTCATATATCTTTTTTGCGGCGGCGCGGGACTGCCGAAAACCTGTCGCTACGGCCATTTCCTGCGCATAGGTAAGGCGGCCTACTACAGCAAACAGGAAGAGCGGCCTCTTATAATGATCTATCGCATAGCAATATAATACGGAGTTCCCCTCATTAGGACCATATCCTGTCGGCGCTTTCTTAAGATCGCTACTAAGAAGTTTTTTCGCATCCGCGATAGTCTCCGGAAAGTCCTTTACTTTATTGAATAGTCCATCCTCTTTCAGATATTCCTTCTCCAGATATTCGATCAGCTTCTGCCTATCGGATATCATCCACATGCCGTCTTTAAATTCGCAGACATCCGGAATTATGATCGGCTCTATTTCATTCGTAACCATCATCATCTCCAGAAGCCGTTTCTCGCCGCGAAGCGGCTCATTCTTCACCCCGGATGTACGAAGACCGCGCTGATAGCACGGCTCCCACTTGATATCCTGAGCGCTCTTATCGTCCGCCGCCATTATCTTCTTATCCCTGATCGGAAGATACTGGATCAAGCGGGTGCATCCGCTCGCCGCAGATATCGTATCGATCTCATCCACTACTTTCATTAATGCTTCGTCTATAGTAAGTGCCGGGTTAATTGAGTCAATCAGGTTTTTGCTTATTCCGATAAGTAAATCCGGAACCATTCGTTCATCGACAGCGCTATCCTCAAAAAACTCACCGAGCAGATAAAACTCGCCATATTCATCGTAATATGGGCCTATTATAACTCTCTTCCCATCAGTTGCAGCGGCCACGCTAAGAAGAAATTCCTTAGCCCACATGCAATGATAGTCAAACCTGATCTTTTTTATTTTTTTATCTGTATCGGTGGCGAGGATATCTGAAACGAGCCACTTAAAGAGCCATGTCGCAACACCGCGATTATCATATAACTTGTTGACCAAAAATTGGTTTATACGGATAGCGTCGCCTTCTATGCTATATGCAATCGTTGCCACTTCATTGCGTTCCGCTTCTATCCCCGCCGAGCCGCCGACTTCTGGCTCTTTTCCGGCGGCAGACTGAATAGTAGTCTCGATTTTAAAAAAGTTTTCCGGACCGTCGGGGAAAGTTTTGTGATCGCATCTCCACTTATCGTTTTCAATCGGCCCGAGAGGCCCATCCGGTAAGCGGAGCACGACTTTATTCTCACTCACCTTTCCTGACAAAAGGTATGCCCTCCTGCCGGTGTTATAAGACTTCTTTTTGATAAGATCCTCGACTTCATCGATTGAACAGGTCGACGGATCATTGATTATTGACCAGATAAAATCAAGATATTCCACAGAAGCTCTAAACCAATAATCGTCATCCGAATTAACAAGGTTAAAATCTGCCACTCTTTTTAATCCGGCGTCATTCTCCTCTCTCCATAGCCTAAGCGAGTCAAGCGTTTGCTCCCAGCGCTGCGGATCTTCTCCCATACGAATAAGATCCTGGCGCGCGGTGTTCTTAATATTTTCCGATGGGCTCTCAAGCAAATTAACAAACTTACTGATTTCCGGATTCTGAACCAGGTGACATTGCTTTGAAACGTATTGTATATCTTTTACGAATATTCTCGAAAGATTTTTATTAAGCCCTTCAATATGCCCTACCTGCTCATGTCCAGGCCGAAGAAGACGCGAAACATCAATTTTCGCAGGATCGTAGTAATAAAGATGATACCCTTCTGAAATATCGATCTGAACATAACCGTTTTCATGCACAAATGGAAACCTATCCTCTGGCCGAAATCTTTTGTTTTCAACCTCAATGATCCGCTGTACAGCGTCCAACGTCATCACTCCTGAAAGTATATGAGAATATTGGACATGTTCGACTAAATTAATGACGTAAAGGAGATTGGCTCTGACTGCAGAATTTTCGATATTAGAGAATGGCTCAGGGGCAAGAGTAGCCTTGTCGCTTGGGTTATTGTTCACATATGCCCAACCGATATCATGCAAGACGAATGACATAATTATAACGAGTATAATAAGTTTTTTCATATAGTTTGTGTTATTTATATATAGTTTATACATATATTCGAAAACTGATAATCATACGTTGTATTCTTCTAATATGATTCATATAGTATATCAGCTAATCTGTTGAAAGCAAGACAATTTACTGACTTTTTTATATTCTAATTTTGATGCACTATTCACTTCATCAGAAAGCAAAAGGGACGCGTACAAATTTACGATTAGACCTGTCCCCCTTCTTCCCTTTTTCACTATTGCAAAAAATTTTTGCAATAATTTTCGAGGAAAAAGCGTCTTATATAGTGTGGAAAGATAATATGGGAAGCAAAATAACAAAAAGGAGATTTTTGTGCCCAGAACTGCTAGGGTTTTTATTGAAAATGTTTGCTATCATATAATTGCGAGAGGCAATAAAAGGGAAGCCATTTTTTACGATCCAACTGATTTTCGCACATACCTTCATTTAGTACACAAATATAAGCTTAAATTTGGTTGCCGTATTTATGCTTTTTGCCTCATGTCCAACCATATTCACTTGATGCTTGAATCGCCTCAAGGGCTTAAAGCAATGAGCTCATTTATGCATGGCCTTCATCATACTTATGCAATGATATTTAACGGAAGATACAAAAGAGTTGGGCATTTATGGCAGAATCGTTACAAGAATCCGATTGTCCTTAAGGATGAATACCTCATACACCTTCTATCATATATCGAATTTAACCCTGTAAGAGCCGGACTTGTCAATAAACCGGAAGACTATATGTGGAGTAGCTATAGAGCAAGAGTGCTTGGAGAGAAAAACATTATTATAGATGATCTTAGTTCTTTTTAAGCAGGGACAGGTTCAAAGCTAATTTTGTACGCGTCCCTAAAACTATAGTGGTGGTGAGGGAAGGATTCGAACCTTCGAAGGCGTGAGCCGTCAGATTTACAGTCTGATCCATTTGACCGCTTTGGTACCTCACCGAAAACAATTTAATACTTAAAGTGGAGCTGGCAGAGGGAATCGAACCCCCGACAGCCGGTTTACAAAACCGGTACTCTACCAGCTGAGTTATGCCAGCCCAAATCCTGGTATCACCTGTGGTGCCACGTATGAGCTATGCTAGCGCCTTTAATGCTTCCGGCAATTTATTCAAAATATCCGTCGCTAAAAGGCTCAACGCGCCCTTATCTTTAAGAGCGATGTCGCCCGCCAGGCCGTGAAAATATACGCCAAGCGCCGCCGCGATAAAAGGTCCGGCTCCCTGGCCTATAAAGCTAGCTATCATTCCGGTAAGAACGTCTCCGGATCCGCCCGTCGCCATACCGGCATTACCCGTCTCATTCACGTATATGTCGCCGGTAGGAGCGGCAACCACTGTATTATGCCCCTTTAAAACTAAGACGGTATTATACTCAGCGGCGAACTTTAACGCAACATCTTTTCTATTTTGCTCGATATATTTAATATCCTGCCCGATAAGGCGCGCCATCTCCCCCGGATGGGGCGTCAGGATAAGCCTGGACTTGGCGGTTTTTAACATACTGACATGCCCGGCACAGGCATTGATGCCATCGGCGTCCAGGACCACCGGTTTTTCGACTTTAGCTATAAGATTCCTGACCAGGTCTTGAGTCTCTTTATTCTGGGATATTCCCGGCCCGATAGCAAGGACATCCGCCTTATCGCTGAAATTGATTATGTCCTTCTCCGCAAAAAGGCTGAGCGACCAATCTCTCGTCTCAAAGAACGGCCGCACCATGACTTCCGTGAGCTTCACCGCCATTATCGGAAATATACTCCTACCCACCGCGAGCGTCACAAGTCCGCTTCCGGAAAGCGCCGCCGCCTGAGCCGTGAGATAGGCGGCACCCGTGCCGCCACCCGAACCGGCAATCACGAGCACGTGGCCGAAATTTCCTTTATGTGCGTCGACGGCCCTCTTCGGAAAACTCTTTATCGCTTCATTTATATTCATTTAGCACCTTCTATAAGTATCACGTTGGCTATCGCGTAATTTTTGGAATGCGACATGCTGACGACTACATTCCCGACACTCTTCTTCTTTTTCAGCTTCAGCGCATCGTTATGAAATTCTATAATAGGCTTACCCTCTTTATCGTTCAGCACTTCTATCTCCGTCCATCTTATCGGATGTTTGCTCGGCTCGCCAAACGCCTTCACCACCGCTTCCTTAGCCGCGAACCTTGCCGCGAAATGCTGGTGCGCGAAACGCCTCGCTGTGGAATATTTTATCTCCCGGGGAGTAAATATTTTAGTCAGGAACGAATCGCCCCACTTCTTTATGGCATCCTTCATCCTGTATATTTCCACTATGTCAACACCCATGCCCAATATCATCTTATGATACCTATCATATCCTTTACGGCGCGGGCGATGCCGGTAAATACCGCACGCGCAACGATGGAATGGCCTATGTTCAATTCGTTAATCCCTTTTATCTTCGCGACAGTCTTTACGTTTTTGTAATTCAATCCGTGTCCCGCGTTCACCTTGAGGCCTTTTTCCGACGCGTAAGCGACAGCGCGCTTTAAGATATCGAGCTGGCGCCTTACGGCACCGGCGCCCTGCGCGTTCGCGTATTCGCCTGTGTGAAATTCTATGATCCTGGCTCCGACTCTTACAGACGCATCGATCTGTCCGGGTGAAGGGTTTATGAATAAGCTCACAGCTATGCCGTTTCTGCGTAGCCGCGCGACCACCCGCTTAATACGCGCTTCATTCCCCTTCACATCCAAGCCGCCTTCCGTCGTTACCTCCTGCCTCTTCTCCGGAACAAGGGTCGCCTGATTGGGCTTTATCTTGCACGCAAAATCCACAATATCTTTAGCGATCGACATTTCGAGATTAAGATTGGTAATAATCTTGCGAAGCTGAATAACGTCGGCGTCCTTTATGTGACGACGATCCTCGCGCAGATGGCAGACTATCGAGTCGCATCCGGCCCTAATGCACTCTTTAGCGGCCTCTACAGGACTCGGCTCATAAGTCTTCCTCGCCTCTCTGATAGTCGCGACATGATCTATGTTCACACCCAGCTTGACCATCATCACTGTTTCTCCACGCTCACTGTAACCTGCACAAGCGTCTCTTCCATATAAATCCCCGGCGCTATCGGATTTAACGGCACCGACCTGGTAAATGATTTTGTCACGCCCCGGACATCTATGGGCATAGTGTAAGCGAAGCGTATCTTCGACAGCAGGTCCTTTGTGCCGACTACTATGCAGTAATCCGGCGCAACGACCGCTTTGCGCGAATCCGCCATATAACCCCGCGGCGGAGTTCCGGTGAGTATCGGCTTTATTGAAAGTTTCTTCGCCGAGAGCCCTTCCGAAGGCAATATTTTATTCAGGAACTGCCTGTCCTCTTCACTGCCTTTATGGAGCTCATTGACTACGTAGAACCATAGGACTAGAGCCAGAAGGAGCGAGCCTATCTTAAGCCAGACATTCTTTGTGAAAAACTCTCTAATGGATTTTAGCACAAGCTTATATTGCCTATTCTTCCTTATTCTTACCGCGCTTTAAAAGCGATGTTTTTATATTAAATGGGTTTTTTCTCTTTTCGGCCCTATAGAAAAGATTTTTCAGCGTCCTGACCAGTGCCTCCTCGTCTAGCCCGTGAGTGAGTTTGCCGGCATGCGCTACCGATACCGCCCCTGTCTCTTCGCTCACAACTACACATACGGCATCTGTCTCTTCGCTTATACCTACGGCGGCTCTGTGGCGCATTCCGAGGGCTTTAGGGAACGTCTTCTCTTCTTCCGGCAGGGGCAGGACGCATCCGGCCGCAACCAATCTGCCCTGCTGAATCACTACCGCGCCGTCATGTAAGGGTGATTGAGGTATGAATATAGAAGTGAGCAGATAATTCGTAACCTTGGCATCTATCGGAGTGCCGCTTTCTACGTAACTCT contains:
- a CDS encoding ATP-binding protein; translation: MKKLIILVIIMSFVLHDIGWAYVNNNPSDKATLAPEPFSNIENSAVRANLLYVINLVEHVQYSHILSGVMTLDAVQRIIEVENKRFRPEDRFPFVHENGYVQIDISEGYHLYYYDPAKIDVSRLLRPGHEQVGHIEGLNKNLSRIFVKDIQYVSKQCHLVQNPEISKFVNLLESPSENIKNTARQDLIRMGEDPQRWEQTLDSLRLWREENDAGLKRVADFNLVNSDDDYWFRASVEYLDFIWSIINDPSTCSIDEVEDLIKKKSYNTGRRAYLLSGKVSENKVVLRLPDGPLGPIENDKWRCDHKTFPDGPENFFKIETTIQSAAGKEPEVGGSAGIEAERNEVATIAYSIEGDAIRINQFLVNKLYDNRGVATWLFKWLVSDILATDTDKKIKKIRFDYHCMWAKEFLLSVAAATDGKRVIIGPYYDEYGEFYLLGEFFEDSAVDERMVPDLLIGISKNLIDSINPALTIDEALMKVVDEIDTISAASGCTRLIQYLPIRDKKIMAADDKSAQDIKWEPCYQRGLRTSGVKNEPLRGEKRLLEMMMVTNEIEPIIIPDVCEFKDGMWMISDRQKLIEYLEKEYLKEDGLFNKVKDFPETIADAKKLLSSDLKKAPTGYGPNEGNSVLYCYAIDHYKRPLFLFAVVGRLTYAQEMAVATGFRQSRAAAKKIYELEALRAHTREVKKIEAVAALTLKGIVESLPALFHALGTATVVAPARLSKTDPARALKIRDAEQKIREIESKAVRVSKALSHFNERIRDVSSLESPDGSERTATITGFGRAAQSTINIYHLLLMADTMDDARKVYAAHFGGRENVVKDFADSFAVIARYFFEKQRLMTLGDIINDHEYQQAIINFESIEKDVKEIPALLRDITRALSEWKEDNVDIFERIQSAPGALNDPKPFFTWLEEEHDDAGAKLPEEEKKRMIAAFYINGYLPIFEETIPFTDYLIAQEINKKPIDIIEVIGKSIALGENQARASGLRIPVVSYIHKDAVVRAVTDPEILKFLLIADLVKNAIKYSRPDGEEIVVTVDKAENGKYVRISVRDTGVGISETDRRDHLFKQESRLEATRATVAGTGLGLYFARKAALQLGGQIILEESVVGQGSTFTIYLPMGDSETVWPVSQDEIDLFNDKVQRLSHITADLRAALLTERNLVDRTQELNPSQGLFPYWDEFNGLISDLEKAAAIQDRLKEDLAAGDLSAAYLDDALRRRIGPLVDPIRMKQAIEHVKAYREGAQVQEGTTDALKEILTTLVRDEMPAYLESLHNERMAAAESAQPLILISEKLFNDIDAEHLKGLLTPESGIQVCDPDTIARSSTNKDKNYSKEKLVCILDRDTYKEMWKPGSAERNNNLATLIVLEKGAFEGTGYLHLEGVAGLALAMAAKDDGSSADRVLRYIKTLFEPPEKMDGGTISETELEEYLRKDTIEFFDRIRLNLKHIEPFKTESLLERYKLIVENYLTAA
- a CDS encoding transposase; translated protein: MPRTARVFIENVCYHIIARGNKREAIFYDPTDFRTYLHLVHKYKLKFGCRIYAFCLMSNHIHLMLESPQGLKAMSSFMHGLHHTYAMIFNGRYKRVGHLWQNRYKNPIVLKDEYLIHLLSYIEFNPVRAGLVNKPEDYMWSSYRARVLGEKNIIIDDLSSF
- a CDS encoding NAD(P)H-hydrate dehydratase; amino-acid sequence: MNINEAIKSFPKRAVDAHKGNFGHVLVIAGSGGGTGAAYLTAQAAALSGSGLVTLAVGRSIFPIMAVKLTEVMVRPFFETRDWSLSLFAEKDIINFSDKADVLAIGPGISQNKETQDLVRNLIAKVEKPVVLDADGINACAGHVSMLKTAKSRLILTPHPGEMARLIGQDIKYIEQNRKDVALKFAAEYNTVLVLKGHNTVVAAPTGDIYVNETGNAGMATGGSGDVLTGMIASFIGQGAGPFIAAALGVYFHGLAGDIALKDKGALSLLATDILNKLPEALKALA
- the acpS gene encoding holo-ACP synthase is translated as MILGMGVDIVEIYRMKDAIKKWGDSFLTKIFTPREIKYSTARRFAHQHFAARFAAKEAVVKAFGEPSKHPIRWTEIEVLNDKEGKPIIEFHNDALKLKKKKSVGNVVVSMSHSKNYAIANVILIEGAK
- a CDS encoding pyridoxine 5'-phosphate synthase, whose protein sequence is MVKLGVNIDHVATIREARKTYEPSPVEAAKECIRAGCDSIVCHLREDRRHIKDADVIQLRKIITNLNLEMSIAKDIVDFACKIKPNQATLVPEKRQEVTTEGGLDVKGNEARIKRVVARLRRNGIAVSLFINPSPGQIDASVRVGARIIEFHTGEYANAQGAGAVRRQLDILKRAVAYASEKGLKVNAGHGLNYKNVKTVAKIKGINELNIGHSIVARAVFTGIARAVKDMIGIIR
- a CDS encoding YbbR-like domain-containing protein yields the protein MLKSIREFFTKNVWLKIGSLLLALVLWFYVVNELHKGSEEDRQFLNKILPSEGLSAKKLSIKPILTGTPPRGYMADSRKAVVAPDYCIVVGTKDLLSKIRFAYTMPIDVRGVTKSFTRSVPLNPIAPGIYMEETLVQVTVSVEKQ
- the cdaA gene encoding diadenylate cyclase CdaA, which produces MQVLPYWKIIVEISILWYVIYMSFLFVKGTRSEQLLKGLLVLGAIFFVTQQLGLYAISWVLTRLIPISIIALVVIFQPELRRGLAQLGQLGMHQTNVELIEEIAGAAANLSRRKIGALIVIEREVGLKSYVESGTPIDAKVTNYLLTSIFIPQSPLHDGAVVIQQGRLVAAGCVLPLPEEEKTFPKALGMRHRAAVGISEETDAVCVVVSEETGAVSVAHAGKLTHGLDEEALVRTLKNLFYRAEKRKNPFNIKTSLLKRGKNKEE